One Tursiops truncatus isolate mTurTru1 chromosome 3, mTurTru1.mat.Y, whole genome shotgun sequence DNA segment encodes these proteins:
- the FOXI1 gene encoding forkhead box protein I1, producing MSSFDLPAPSPPRCSPQFPSIGQEPPEMNLYYENFFHPQGVPSPQRPPSFEGGGEYGATPNPYLWLNGPAMTPPPYLPGASASPFLPQTYGVQRQLLPGVSGLGGGDLGWLPIPSQEELMKLVRPPYSYSALIAMAIHGAPDRRLTLSQIYQYVADNFPFYNKSKAGWQNSIRHNLSLNDCFKKVPRDEDDPGKGNYWTLDPNCEKMFDNGNFRRKRKRKSDVSSSTGSLASEKTEPSLLAGSPKTTEAQDILDGASPGPTSSPEKQPSPPPPGTPCLNSFLSTMSAYVSGSSPVGRPVATPGLSPEPADKVGQNLLNFNSYTPLTNFSGHAGGGEWASPTPSNALGYGGSVLNQFSPHFYNSVNTNSILYPREGTEV from the exons ATGAGCTCCTTCGACCTCCCAgcgccctccccgccccgctGCAGCCCCCAGTTCCCCAGCATCGGCCAGGAGCCCCCCGAGATGAACCTCTACTACGAAAACTTCTTCCACCCCCAGGGCGTGCCCAGCCCTCAGCGGCCCCCCTCCTTCGAGGGCGGCGGCGAGTACGGGGCCACCCCCAACCCCTACCTCTGGCTCAACGGGCCGGCCATGACCCCGCCGCCTTACCTGCCGGGCGCCAGCGccagccccttcctgccccagacctacGGGGTGCAGAGGCAGCTGCTGCCCGGCGTGTCCGGGCTGGGGGGCGGCGACCTGGGCTGGCTGCCTATCCCCTCGCAGGAGGAGCTGATGAAGCTGGTGCGGCCCCCCTACTCCTACTCGGCGCTCATCGCCATGGCCATCCACGGGGCACCCGACAGGCGCCTCACCCTCAGCCAGATCTACCAGTATGTGGCCGACAACTTCCCCTTCTACAACAAGAGCAAGGCCGGCTGGCAGAACTCCATCCGCCACAACCTGTCTCTCAACGACTGCTTCAAGAAGGTGCCCCGTGACGAGGACGACCCAG GCAAAGGGAATTACTGGACCCTGGACCCCAACTGTGAGAAGATGTTCGACAATGGAAACTTCcgcaggaagaggaagagaaaatcgGACGTTTCCTCCAGCACGGGCTCCTTGGCCTCGGAGAAAACGGAGCCCAGTCTCCTGGCAGGCAGCCCCAAGACCACGGAGGCCCAGGACATCTTGGATGGTGCTTCGCCGGGTCCCACCAGCTCCCCAGAGAAGCAGCCCTCGCCGCCCCCGCCGGGAACCCCGTGCCTCAACAGCTTCCTCTCCACCATGTCAGCCTATGTGAGTGGGTCAAGCCCCGTGGGCCGCCCTGTGGCCACACCGGGACTGAGCCCGGAGCCCGCTGACAAGGTGGGGCAGAACTTGCTGAACTTCAACTCCTACACCCCACTCACCAACTTCAGTGGCCACGCGGGCGGGGGTGAGTGGGCCAGCCCCACACCCAGCAATGCTCTGGGCTACGGAGGCTCCGTCCTCAACCAGTTCAGCCCTCACTTCTACAACAGCGTCAACACAAACAGCATCCTCTACCCCAGGGAGGGCACCGAGGTCTAG